A single genomic interval of Methanobrevibacter oralis harbors:
- a CDS encoding LL-diaminopimelate aminotransferase — translation MVVKINENYLKLKSSYLFVEVARREAEFIKANPDANIIKMGIGDVTKPLVPAVVDAFSEAVSEMGDAGTFKGYGPEQGYDFLAETIIENDYKKRGISFDLDEVFISDGAKCDTGNIQEIFGLTNKIAVTDPVYTVYVDTNVMAGRTGEMSGDGMYEGLTYLKCNAENDFIPELPSNPVDIIYLCYPNNPTGTALTKDQLKVFVDYAKENKAIILFDAAYEAFINEANVPHSIYEIEGAKEVAIEFKSFSKTAGFTGTRCAYTIVPKELMAYDSEGNAIEVNPLWNRRQTTKFNGVSYPVQKAAAATFSKEGKKQIQEIIDYYMENAKIIRESLCDLGLEVCGGVNSPYIWVKTPNNMDSWEFFDLLLNEANVVGTPGSGFGPSGEGYLRLTAFNTLENTTEAMDRISKLNI, via the coding sequence ATGGTTGTTAAAATTAATGAAAACTATCTTAAATTAAAAAGCAGCTATCTTTTTGTTGAAGTTGCTCGAAGAGAAGCTGAATTTATAAAAGCTAATCCTGATGCTAATATTATTAAAATGGGAATTGGGGATGTAACAAAACCTTTAGTACCTGCTGTTGTAGATGCTTTTAGTGAAGCTGTAAGTGAAATGGGGGATGCAGGTACTTTTAAAGGTTATGGTCCAGAACAAGGTTACGATTTTTTAGCTGAAACTATAATTGAAAATGATTATAAAAAAAGAGGAATATCCTTTGATTTAGATGAAGTATTCATCAGTGATGGAGCTAAATGTGATACTGGTAATATTCAAGAAATTTTTGGATTAACTAATAAAATCGCAGTAACTGATCCTGTATATACAGTATATGTTGATACTAATGTAATGGCTGGTAGAACCGGTGAGATGAGTGGTGATGGGATGTATGAAGGTTTAACCTATCTTAAATGTAATGCTGAAAACGATTTTATACCGGAACTTCCATCAAATCCAGTAGATATAATTTATTTATGTTATCCAAATAATCCAACAGGAACTGCTCTTACAAAAGATCAATTAAAAGTATTTGTTGATTATGCAAAAGAAAATAAAGCTATTATTTTATTTGATGCAGCATATGAGGCATTTATAAATGAAGCTAATGTTCCACATTCTATTTATGAAATTGAAGGAGCAAAAGAAGTAGCTATTGAATTTAAGAGTTTTTCAAAAACTGCAGGCTTTACAGGAACTAGGTGTGCATACACTATTGTTCCAAAAGAATTAATGGCATATGATAGTGAAGGTAATGCTATTGAAGTAAACCCGTTGTGGAATAGAAGGCAAACTACTAAATTTAATGGAGTATCATACCCTGTTCAAAAAGCAGCAGCTGCAACATTCTCAAAAGAAGGTAAAAAACAAATTCAAGAAATAATTGATTATTATATGGAAAATGCAAAAATTATTCGTGAAAGTTTATGTGATTTGGGTTTAGAAGTTTGTGGTGGAGTAAATTCGCCTTATATTTGGGTAAAAACCCCAAATAACATGGATTCTTGGGAATTCTTTGATTTATTGTTAAATGAAGCTAATGTTGTTGGAACTCCAGGTTCTGGATTTGGTCCAAGTGGTGAAGGTTATTTAAGACTTACTGCATTTAATACTTTAGAAAACACGACTGAAGCAATGGATAGAATTTCAAAATTAAATATTTAG
- a CDS encoding DUF6882 domain-containing protein, translating into MIKEESINIENGDTFHEVLSKFGALALDKQENLSELIGNNQGVLDIEKGCINFENIEMPVQILGYYVDSAKQWSWAWDNDIGFDDSLIKAAIQMKAIGDEFFIPEFNLAVMRANFDDCHTLAMSAVSLLDYDGYYAVNEDGIDIFVALQSDLIKENNSVEKFRDTYYTFQKNFDINAKLAFKSYTILKNYIFKSHDDFDVAKIDESRIIVGYSERGHVTHIQMFLED; encoded by the coding sequence TTGATTAAAGAAGAAAGCATAAATATTGAAAATGGTGATACATTTCACGAAGTTTTATCTAAATTTGGAGCATTAGCTTTAGATAAACAAGAAAACTTATCAGAATTAATTGGAAATAATCAAGGTGTGTTAGATATTGAAAAAGGATGTATAAACTTTGAAAATATTGAAATGCCTGTTCAAATCTTAGGTTATTATGTTGACTCAGCAAAACAATGGTCTTGGGCATGGGATAATGATATTGGATTTGATGATTCTTTAATTAAAGCAGCTATTCAAATGAAAGCTATTGGAGATGAATTTTTCATACCAGAGTTTAATTTAGCCGTAATGAGAGCTAACTTTGATGATTGTCACACTTTAGCTATGAGTGCAGTTTCTCTTCTAGATTATGATGGATATTATGCAGTTAATGAAGATGGAATAGACATATTTGTAGCTCTTCAATCTGATTTAATTAAAGAAAATAATTCTGTTGAGAAATTTAGAGATACTTATTACACTTTCCAAAAGAATTTTGATATAAATGCAAAATTAGCTTTTAAAAGTTATACAATACTTAAAAATTATATTTTTAAATCTCACGATGATTTTGACGTAGCTAAAATCGATGAAAGTCGTATTATTGTAGGTTACAGTGAAAGAGGCCATGTAACACATATTCAAATGTTTTTAGAGGATTAA
- a CDS encoding MFS transporter yields MEFNKTNYVILVTTIASFIVAYISVVPAVALPAMASYFELSNILQNWVINSFLFSVAIFAVPTGNLAGKWGIKKSFQIGSIIFLIGSVITPLAFSPIFLILFRVLQGFGAAMIYNTVMNLVTMAVPENERGHAIGIVVAGVYIGLGIAPVLGGILTYNLGWQCIFYFSIPFIVLYILLCYIKVKDEWKVGEGNKFDIKGALIWIVSIFLFVYGFTIINQSIGLIMAILGLIFLSIFVYVESKAKYPVYNVRVFKNKVFAFSNIASVVSYIATYFIIYILNYHLQYIKGWDPQITGLFLIITPVVQTIISPFSGRLSDRYNPQKLAAFGMLFVTIALFILVFLNKSTSLYVIALAMILQGLGYGIFSSPNTNIIMSSVKLEDTPVASVSVTVMRVVGQTMSLAMLTIIFAVIMGNVPIIPKYYHLLTSSCNLTCIIGTILGIISIMACLVGIKNKTADIE; encoded by the coding sequence ATGGAGTTTAATAAAACGAATTATGTTATTCTAGTTACTACAATAGCTTCATTTATAGTGGCATATATATCTGTTGTTCCTGCTGTTGCATTGCCTGCAATGGCTAGTTATTTTGAATTAAGTAATATTCTACAAAATTGGGTTATTAATTCATTTTTATTCTCAGTAGCTATTTTTGCGGTTCCTACAGGAAATCTTGCAGGTAAATGGGGGATTAAAAAATCATTTCAAATAGGTTCTATAATATTTTTAATAGGTTCTGTAATCACTCCTCTTGCTTTCTCTCCAATTTTTCTTATTTTATTTAGAGTTTTACAAGGTTTTGGAGCAGCCATGATTTATAATACTGTGATGAATCTTGTAACCATGGCGGTTCCAGAAAATGAAAGAGGTCATGCAATTGGTATTGTAGTAGCAGGAGTGTATATTGGGTTAGGTATTGCTCCAGTTCTTGGAGGTATTTTAACATATAATTTAGGTTGGCAATGTATTTTTTATTTTTCAATTCCATTTATTGTACTTTATATTCTTTTATGCTATATTAAAGTTAAAGATGAATGGAAAGTTGGTGAGGGCAATAAATTTGATATTAAAGGTGCATTAATTTGGATTGTGTCCATTTTTTTATTTGTTTATGGTTTTACAATAATTAATCAAAGTATTGGATTAATAATGGCTATTTTGGGGCTTATTTTTCTTAGTATTTTTGTATATGTTGAGTCAAAAGCTAAATATCCAGTATATAATGTAAGGGTTTTTAAAAATAAAGTTTTCGCTTTTTCAAATATTGCTTCAGTAGTTAGTTATATTGCAACTTACTTTATAATTTATATTTTAAATTATCATTTACAGTACATTAAGGGTTGGGATCCACAAATAACTGGATTATTTTTAATTATAACTCCAGTTGTACAAACTATTATATCTCCATTTTCAGGTCGTCTTTCAGATAGGTATAATCCTCAAAAACTTGCTGCTTTTGGTATGCTTTTTGTAACAATTGCATTATTTATACTAGTTTTCTTAAACAAGTCAACTTCGTTATATGTCATTGCACTTGCCATGATTTTACAGGGTCTTGGTTATGGAATATTTTCATCTCCAAATACAAATATTATTATGAGTTCTGTAAAATTAGAGGATACTCCTGTTGCTTCTGTATCTGTTACTGTTATGAGAGTTGTTGGTCAAACAATGAGTCTTGCAATGCTTACAATTATATTTGCAGTGATAATGGGCAATGTTCCAATTATCCCAAAATATTATCATCTTTTAACATCAAGTTGTAATTTAACTTGTATTATTGGAACTATATTGGGTATTATTTCAATCATGGCATGTTTAGTTGGTATAAAAAATAAAACAGCCGATATTGAATAA